The Magnolia sinica isolate HGM2019 chromosome 11, MsV1, whole genome shotgun sequence DNA window CATATGGTGAGCCCATGGTGGATGAGTGATACTCCGAAGCCTTTCCCATCTGACGGTCCTAACTGTCTGATTTGGTTCACATCGACTGTACgtatttcttcttcattttcaacagACGGCTGGGATCATCTGATAGGTCTGAAATTAAGGCATGTTCGATTAGTGATGATGCCAACCAAATCAACGACTTGGATTTCCGAAAGGTCAGCCCGTTTGCACCATTTCTCAAGACTTGATTCAAAATACTCTTAAGATCAacggtggggatgagagatgggtcccaccaaatccaATGGTGGTAATACATCGGCCCACCTGATTCCTTGTAGCTATGCAGTTACCAAGGAATCCCATTTACGATAGGGATGGCAATGGGCCAAGCTAGGGTCTCGTCGTAGTAGGCACTGGCCCAGCGCCCTAGTCTGGCCTGACCCTAATCAAATTAGAAAGGCTAAGCCCTGGTCCTGCCCTTCCAGGGCTGGATGTGTCAGGGCAGTCGTTGaaagaaaagaatcaaagatttgcaataagtcccatcaaagATTTGTTTTTAAGCGATTTGATCCCACACAACAAGTCCCAccacatgaatggtttggatgatagaAATATAATAGGTGACCCATGTTTATTCCATTGTCGTGAATTTTGGTGGATGTCATGCAGAGCATGTTGCATGTAGTGTATTTGAAGATCTTTGGAGATATAATAATTCAAGAGTACTGTAACTGAAGTGTATTGAGCTACGCCACGTCATCTGCTAAGCAATCGAGTGAAAATTGATCGTGCAGAAGCAACTACATGACAAATAACCGGTTTAGAAGTAAAGAAGGTTAAAATATGTAAAATGATTGTAGCAACCATTGGAATGTAGGAAGCATCTACATGGTTAGATTGAGATTATAAATGATAAAGGATTTCAGCGCAATAAATTATATTTCATACAAACCTAAATCAAATATAATCTATCTTTCGGTTACttatcatttacattccttagtgtaattacTTTACTTTTCTATTAGTCAATACATTTTTTTAGAGTACTTTTTTACTCTTTGTTAgtttttacattccttagtgtaattacTTTACTTTTCTGTTGGTCAATACATTTTTTTAGAGTACTTTTTTACTCTTTGTTTgtttttacattccttagtgtaattcaTAGCGATAATTAAATAATTGTTACCTTTAGCAGTAATTTGGATCTATGCTTATATGCTAGATTCAATCTAAAGCATATAGGAGGGTGTTTTGCAATTGCTTTTCATGACCGATTGTAAagttttcttttctaattttcttttatctttattgAAAAGTGTTTTTGTATGGAAGATAAATGTGTAACTCAGTATCAAATGACGAATTTTACCCTCTAATTATCGACTGATCCTTTTAACGTATTGTGTGAATGGCTGAATGGGTGACCAATCTTATTTAATCTTGATCACATACTTTGTATCTGTTTATCTTAGTACTTAGGGTTATAGttattcggtttgaattgagttgCACATTCAATACTAGTACACTCACAATTATAACATGATAGAAATTACAAATCCAACTAGAACAATCTAAAAAGTGACTTTACATTAAGCTCTTGTAAGTATCTTCCAATCATCCATCCTTTGAGTAAGATGAGTCCTCACTTTTTTAAAGGGGATTTTACAAATAACGGCCTAAATAATAGTATTCAGAAAAATAACAGTTATTTAATTAATGGTTACTACAAATATTCACTTTAAGTTTTTCTGAAATGATTATTTAGGTTTTTTGCTACCCCACCTTGAAACCTCTCTTTCCCTGGTCTCAAAAACATCttaattaaaattattttatggtgtgacccacatggaGGAGAATTAAAAAGAGTCTTATGGCATATTCTGTATGGTCATTTTTATCATTATAAATTCTATAATAGTTGTTAGGGAAAGTTATGAAAAATTAGCAAAACGTGGGTATTTGTAATACTAACAAATTAACAATGTAGTTATTTGCAAATCATATAATTTCACGTGGGCATCTGCAAATTCCCATGTGAGTAGCATAAGTccctttttaaataaataaaaataaacagaagTTTAGTCCCGTTCCACCAGGATGCGGATTCGCTGAGGCCTTGACctcagggcccaccttgatgtatgtattttatatccacaccgtccatccatgtttccagatcattttagggcatgtgcccaaaaacgAAGCCGATAAAATTatctggtggaccatactacaggaaacagtggtcattgattatccaccattaaaaacttcctagcacccaccgtattgtttacttgtcatccaacttgttgataagtccacacagacctggatgaaatgaaaacaaaaatatcatcttgatccaacagCTTTGTTAACCACAAGTTGTttttaatggcagacattcaatcaccactgtttcctgtagttgtggtccatctgagatttgtatTGGTTTTATTTTTGCAATGATACCCTTAAAGGAGctgtctaaatggatggacggcgtggatatacaagacatgcatcaaggtgggcctcgcagTCACGACCTCACCGAAATGGGTGTCCGGCCCCCACCTCACCAAATCCACGTTCATTACACCATAGGAGCAAAGATGCTATGAGGCATCTGAATgggtgatcagaaccgttcaataAGTATGTTAAAAGGGATTAACCGTGGAAATACAGTTATCTTAgaagcaatctcaaccattcaagtGATGGACTCGAAAACATGGCGTTGGCCGTTTAATGTTTTTCAATTGGTTGGGTCATTTGTAGGAAGAGGGGCTTATTCCAATGTCCCATCCATGGTGGGTAGTTTCTCTGAACCGTACAAGAGATTCTATCCACCTGATGTTAGACCGGGCCAACCAGCTGGGCCAGGCCATCAATCTTTGGTGCTCACACGCCAGGAACTCAGGCCCGTGTAGATGCCAATACATGGTCCTATAGGGCTGGACCACCAGTTGCCACTTTTCATTGATTTGTTTAAGCTAATTTCAAGGGTTCACTTATTGGGCCATGGCACATCATTGGGTTGGACCAGgttatttttgaggaactggatctGGATCCATTCAGAACCAGTTTGGACGACCTTGATCTTGAGTCAGGTCCAAGTCAAATAAGGACACTATAATCGTCGGGCCCACCCGCCGATGGATTAGATCGCACGTACATGTGCCCCGTAGACACGTGTGGTATATAAAATAGCTTCTCTTGAGTGCCTGTGGGCCTGTGGCTTAGCAAACCTCGCTCCGTTGCTAGAATAAGTGATAGATACAAGGGGCAGTGGCAGGTGGAACgtgtagagagagagaacggggattgcgtactgagtaatctctgtggggcccaaacataatctatttgttttatccacaccgtccatccgtttttacagctcattttagtgcataagaCCAAAcataaagcatatacaaagcttaaatggaccacactacacgaaacagtgggtacagtgacatcctagttgaaaccttcctagggcccacagtgatgtttattcgtaatccaacctgttcataaggtcacaaaggggaaaaaaaaatatcatcttgatccaaaatttctgtagcccccaagaattttccaacggtaggcattcgattcccactgtttcctgtactatggtccacctgagctttggatattctttaattttgggctcacgaactaaaatgagctcacaaaacagatgaacggcgtggataagacacacgcAAAGGTAAATGGAGAAGAttgaataaaagaaaatgaaatccatgccgtccatcacttATATCACTCTTTCTTGGGCCTAGATCCCATAATTCAGGATGATTAAATACTCAAATAGACCATTAAAtgaaaattatacctaaaatttcctatggtgtggcccactattatTTTGGATGATCATGAGGAGCTATCaaggacggggtggatctcacgAAAGTTCTACCCACGTGGCTTTCTTTTCGTGAAAGTAACATCATGGGCAATCGTCAACCAAATCAACGGTGGCACTTGTCCTGCACAAGATTCattatgaagtgggccccacccagaaatTCCATTGAACTTCCCAGCTCATAGACAACGCAAAAAACCCACCATGATCAAACGGCTATTATTACATCTCATGCATCGTACCCCACAAGCTTTAAATTATTTTCCGTATTCGTATATCCTTTCCTTAAGTTGGTTACCCCATGGAAACTACAACGAACCTTCCCATTTCTCAGAATACGGAGTTATTGATACTCGGGTACGtaggatgcttgatacacaggcactcagtaATTACACACTATCTCCAATCAAGCCGACCGAACTGTGCAACTCACTCCCGATACATAATAATCCCAAAATCAAACTGTTGGAACAATCCCAACCTCTGATTTGTGACACTTATTCGTTGAATCAGGTTTGTGCATATGTTTCTCATTTctagccgtccaataaatatccacaaatttgataaaaaaaAGATAATCTACTTTTCAGTTGATGAGACATATAATATGGGACcataatttgaacagtttaatttgaattacttatattcCAAGCATGCAAGTttaaagtgcctgtgtatcatccatcacactttccCAGAGTATCAAACTCTTTCTGTTACTAAATTCCCACGTAGTCTCTCTTTCTAAGCAGCTTCCATGCATTTACTTAAAATttatttaccaaaataccctcgtcCGTACTTTATATATATTGGACCGTCTACCATGCATGTTTCTTGCAACATATTTACTCATGGCATCCAAATGGTTCACTAGCAAGAGCTTTAAGCTAAGCCTCCCTCGCCATCACCGTCGATCTGATACGCATGGCCCACCTATATCTCGATCATCATCGCATGGCCCACCTATATCTCGATCCCCACCGTATGATAACAGTAGGGCCCACCAGCTCCGTGAAGCTTTTCGCTACTTCGACAGCAATGGTGATGGGAAGATCTCGAGCGAGGAATTGATATCGTTCTTTGCTGGGATGGGGGAGAACATCTCACAAGATGAGGCTGATGCAGTGATTGGGGACCATGATACGGACGGTGATCGCTTGTTGGATTTTCAGGATTTCGTGCAGTTGTTGGAAAGGGACAGTGGGGATGATGATCTGAGGCGGGCATTTGAGATGTTTGAGATAGAGAAGGGGTCTGGGTGTATAACGCCCAATGGATTGCAACGGATGTTAGATCGTCTCGGTGATCATAAGACGTATGATGAATGTGTGGCCATGATACGTGCGTTCGATCTCGACGGCAATGGGGTGCTTGATTTCAATGAGTTTCAAACTATGATGACTTGATATTCTAATTCAAGTGTCTAAGCATGATTTTCTATTGATTTTGGCCTGTTTGGATGGTCGGATTGCGATATATCTCTATCTATGATCTTAAACAGAAATGTGAATATAGGGATGTAATGGAATTTGGGTTTTGATTAGTTGGTATAATGATACATCCTGGATTTGTTTAGTTTGATTAATGAAGCACaaatcttagatgcagatgtggttgcattcagtAAACTATATGGTCCGTACAAACGTTGGGATTGGTGCACATGCAAATGGATATAGACCGTTAGATAAGTGGGCCTCTTTTAGGATGTGCCACTTTCCTGAGATTGCAACAACTGACCCTTCATAACCTtatctggaagcggattggctggtgtaccacacaccaccaatattGCTGATgtgtgtacgtgtcgtgcgaagacgtgcgctgacgctcctcgaactccgagttgtataaACAGTTCAATGAGATggaagttacatgggccacacaatgatgtatttattatatctacaccgttcatccatttgagaAGATCAATTTATATCATGAcctcaaaaatgagtcatattcaaatctcaattggaccacaacacaaatagaagtgggacaatgattctcacctttaaaattttgtagggcccaaaataacgtttattctccatccaaactgttcataaggtaacatgtacttggatgaagaggaaaaacaaatatcatattgatccaaagcttctgtgatccctaaaatggtttcaatggtatacgttcaatcccctactacgttttccagtgtggtccaattgatatttggatctgttttatttttcggttcaaacGTTACttcgagctcgccaaatggacggatggtttggatataacacatacgtcatgatgaAACCCACAGActaggtgacgtcaacacatcagccatattggtggtgtgtggtataccagccaatccgcttccaccatATCTTGGACAGTTGGAAAGGAGGTTTTAAGTAATGAtctataaatttttatttattttttttttttttaaagcacagaaaggtttcaacggtgtaaatcattatttccatggctcacttgagatttatataagcttcaattttgggattaacgcctaaaatgagatgcgGATGGAAGGTGTAGGTAAACCACATAAATTgacagtaggcccaactgagtttactcagtacgataagcgcgtactgagtaactcagtacgtaatccgattTCATGGGGTCGAGGAAAGTTGgttttaatccaaaccattaggCTGTTGACATCCGTGGATTTTGGATTGAGTATCTCAGCCCTTCGATATGTGGGCTAATAAAAGGATGGTTAAGGGGGAAATTACAACATTGGTCCACATCCAATGAGATCTTTTGATAGTTCCTTTCAAATCAATGATGTAGATCAcctaacagtgggtcccacatgtacggaACCGTGTGCGAGCAGACGAGGATaattccggaaacggattggctactccccctgccaccagttccgtggcggatggtcggtgctctttgggccccaccatgatgtttgtatttcatccattctgttcatccatttttaaagataattataTAGCTTTATGACAAAAACGAAATggatagaaatctcaggtggacctcaccacatgaaaacaatagtgattggatatccaccattaaaatcctgctaaggcccactatactgtttattttacatccaatctgttgattaggtcatacaggcccagatgaagataaaaaaacaaagatcaggttgatcgaaaacttttatggccccccaaatgtttttaatggtcaaccctcattcaacattgtttcctgtaacgtggtccacttgggatttggatatacctaatttttggactcatattgtaaaattatctgtaaaaaaatatggacagcatggatgaaaatcatatatcatggtggggcccacgtagcaccgaccaccagccaccagtgtcaggggagtggccaatccgtttccgataatTCCTCGCGTCttttagagaaatttacgactgtggaccccaccttttatctagtGGTTTTTGGGATGCAATACAAACTttgaatacgcacttggacctcctcgtacggccaccgagtttgaggacgaaaatacccgtCTTCCactggctggcgtgcagagacgagcgctgatgGACAGTCCgggcgatgggaactcaggtggggcccaatgtgatgtttgtgagaaatcctccccgtctaagttcattcatagggtcacaaagacctggatgaagaggaaaaacaaatttcataatgatccaaaactttcgtaacccctaaatgggtttcaatggtagacgttcaattacccactgccatttacagtgtggtccacttgatagctagatttgtcttatttttcatctcaagcattaatacgagttctccaaatagatggacggtttggatataacacatacctcataatgggacccacaaaaatcggtggggattaaaatggggaagaaagaaaaaaaaaaaaaaaaaaggaaccagtgagttggggtcgaccgggtcccaacccggtTGACCCTGTCAGAGCtgggctatggctacggattataaccgtagctatagctgtAATGCTATgcacctttttctcttttttatttttatttttattttattt harbors:
- the LOC131218235 gene encoding probable calcium-binding protein CML41 yields the protein MASKWFTSKSFKLSLPRHHRRSDTHGPPISRSPPYDNSRAHQLREAFRYFDSNGDGKISSEELISFFAGMGENISQDEADAVIGDHDTDGDRLLDFQDFVQLLERDSGDDDLRRAFEMFEIEKGSGCITPNGLQRMLDRLGDHKTYDECVAMIRAFDLDGNGVLDFNEFQTMMT